Sequence from the Phaeodactylum tricornutum CCAP 1055/1 chromosome 4, whole genome shotgun sequence genome:
ATTGATCGACGGAGCCGTTAACGTCGATTCCGATTACGCCCAAAGTAGCGATGACATGGAGGTCGATGTTTCTGACGCCGATGCCACGGAGGAGTTTGACCAAACCGTACAGTTGGAAGTGAACATGTCGACATTACTTCAGCAAGCCAATTCGGACAAACCTAAGGCAACTACTACGCAGATCATAAAAGATGACTTGGCAGTTGGGAACAACTCATTTGAAGATGAAAAAATTGCGGATAGTCCACTGGAGGAAGATATAACAGTCGAACTCGAAACAGACATGTCTGCAATGATTGATGCTGCTCAGCATGGAATCCGCGCCCCTCATGGACCAGAATATCTTGGCCATGTCGCTGGTACAGTGAAGGACAAGGAAAACGAAGCTCAGCTTGAGCCCGACATCGAAAATGTAGTGGCGGCTGCAAGTGCACGTCTGCGTCTCTCAATATCGGATTCGCCGGAATCCAAAGCAAACCAACGCCGTTCCTCGATCGCTTCGCGTCGCTTCAGTGTGGCACCGGAGAGCCGACTCTCCATTTCATCTCAGGGAGACCGCCTTATTGTTTATCAAGAAGACTCACCTGTAGAGAAAggtgtttctttttcaccCCAATTTCCGTCAAAAGCCATAAATAGCGCTACATCAGACAAGGCAGCCTCATTGTTAGACCTGCGGCTGGAGGAACTTCTGCATGCTTGTCCAATCGAAACGCAGGAATGCGGGATTCCAGACATTCTTGCATTTCTCAGTGAAATCACTCTTTCTATTGACGCTAGTATTGTTTGTGACACCATGGATGCAATATTTCCTCAGGTATGCAATGAAGTCATTTCAACCATGGAACCAGACATCGATCTGTCGTCAGTGGTGGCGCCGTCCAGAGAAGACGCTGGGTCGCTCATTGTTCTGCAGGAAGAAATTAGATCTGGTTTTGACTCTGAAATCTCAAGCAAACTTTTGAGCTTATCATACGCTGTGCAGAAGGTAGAGGATTTTTCTTGGAGTACATGGGTTGTGTCTGTCGCTGAAACACTCCAAGGCCACGTCAAGACAATGACTGAAGAACTGGATGAAAGCACTCACATCATCGCTGACTCCAGTGAAAATGCCATAGAGCTCGAGTCCACTCTAGCAATTATTGCTGACAAAGCTGTTCGTAAGGCTCGACGAAAGAGTCTTGACCGGCGCGTAGTAAGTCAACTAGGTTGCAATGATGATTTATCCCAACAAATCTAACTTTTTCCTTGCTGCTGCTCAGTTTGATAGTATAGTACTAAAGGAAGAAATTACTAGCATGGAAGCCGAGCTCGAACGTGCCAAAGGCTACCTCGAAAAGGCAAAGCGAGAGGAAGAGCAGACTACTCGGATCATAAAGAAGGCTGACCAATATCTAAATATTTCTATCGAGCAAGAGGATCAGATACGCGAGGTAGAGTCTCATGAGAAAAAATGGGTTGTACTCAAAGGATTAAACAAGTGGAAGGCGAGACCCATGGACGACAGGAACATTTCCTTCATCTTTCCTAGTCCCTTTCTATGTGCATCGATATCATTCACCCTAGGTGATTCGGTTGAGTGCCATGCGCAGATTAAAACCGATGTCAGCAAAAGAGGCGAGACGAGTACTCGAAAGCGGTTTCAGACCCTTCAACCGTTTCTAGAAGAGAGATCAAGAGAAATTTGCAATATTGCCAATCTGGTGCCTATCGATCAACCGACGCACATCGGCAATGTCCTGACAGATTTCGTTCGAACCATGAGTCGTCTTGAACGAACAGCCAGCGAAATCGCGTCGCTCCAGAAACGGTACGGAGCAATTCTTTCTCGCCCTTTGAACAGCCGTCATTTTGAGCTCACCGTCGACTTCACGAGTCGATCCGGTCACACTAAGCTCCTTGGTATTTTTGTGATTTCGGAATCATATCCTTATTCTCCGGTTGATGTTTGTCTGGATGTTCTAGAAGGCCAACTTAACATGGAAGAGATCCGCAAGAAGCTGGTCAAAAACGCCAAGCCAGGATTTTGTTATTTATCTCGTTCTGTGGATTTTATTGCTGCGTGCATGGGATGACGGCGCAAATATAATACAGCCATATGGATTAAGGGGTTTGCAAATTGCAAGATTAATATTTTATATTAGAACAGGAGCAGATTGGCGCTCTATTCCACATAGCATTCAATAACGTCGTCCGGTTCAAACGCCTCAAAATCGAGGAGGCCAATTCCACATTCGTTGCCTTCCTCAATCGAGTCCGTTTCTGCTTTGAAATTTCGCAAGGTCTTGATTCGACTTTCGATGAGGATTTTGTCCCCTCGCATAACACGAACATTTGCTCCCTTCTTCAAAAAGCCGTTTGTGCATCGGCTGCCTGCAATATTGCCCGTTCCGCCAATATTGAATACTTCTTGAACCTTGGCAGAACCAACATACTCTCCTTCAGGTGTCGGGGATAAGACTTCTTGCATTCTCGACTCGACCGACTCAATGGCATCATAAATTATATTGTAATATTCAATCGGCACCCCGGTTACGCGGGAGTCTTCCATTGCGGCGAATGACGCTGGAATATTGAAAGCAATCACGGTTGTATCCGGTGTAACGCTTGCAATGGCGATATCGCTTTTGCTGACTTCGCCCGCTTCACTCACAAGaacttttacagttacaatTGCTTGATCATCTTCGCGCTTCAAATCTCTAAGAGCACGAGTCAAAGCTTCGGCGGAGCCCTGGACATCAGCCTTGACAACGACACACATTTCACGACTCTCTTTAACAGCACCAAATGTCATCGCAACAGAATCCATCAAACCAGCTTGATaagaagacgaggacttTTCCCTAGCTATTCTTTGCCTGTTTTCAGCCATTTCACGGGCTGTCTGTTCGTCTTTCGCAACAATCAGAACATCCCCAGCACAGGGAACGCCCTCAAAACCCACTACTCGAACTGGAGTGCTAGGACCGACCTCTTTCATGCGATCATTATTTGATGTTGAGAGCAAAGCTCGCACCTTTCCATGGGTTtcaccagcaacaaaaacatCTCCGACACGTAGGGTTCCTTTCTGAACGAGAGTTGTTGCAACTGTACCCAAGCCTTTCTCAACGTTTGCTTCGACTACAATGCACTCCGCATCACGATCTGGATTTGCCTTAATGTCCTGAATTTCGGCCTGTAGCATGATCTTGTCTAGCAAGTCGTCGATGTTGGTGCCTTTTTTAGCACTGATCTGAGACGATAAAACATCGCCACCAAattcttccgtcaaaacatCGTAGGACGTAAGCTCGGTCATGACTTTTGTAGGGTCGGCAGTTTCAAGATCGCACTTGTTAATCGCAACGATAAGCGGTACACCTGCCTGGCGGGCACATGCAATGGAGTCTGCCGTCTGTTGCTTTACTCCGTCATCAGCAGCTACCACTAAGACAATGATATCGGTAATGTTTGCTCCACGTTCACGCATATCAGTAAACGCTGCATGTCCAGGCGTGTCCACGAAAGTTATCGTTTGATCGTTTCGAGTGACTTGATAGGCTGCAATATGTTGCGTGATACCGCCCGCTTCACCGGCAGTGACTTGAGTCTTTCGGATGGTGTCCAACAGAGAAGTTTTTCCATGATCAACATGTCCCATGATGGTAACGACAGGAGCACGAGGTTTAAGATCGGCCGGGTCATCTTCATCAAACACAACTCCAGTCGCAAGAGCGCTCTCTTCCAAGCCCTCCATCCTGGGACAAAGAGGGAATAAGTTAGAAATCATCCATGTCCTTCTACTAACTAGCCAAAGCCACCTGTGATATACTTACAGATCGTCTTCCATATCCTCCGCTCCACCAACAATCTTTCCGAAACCTTCCGCAACCGCCACGCAGGTTGCTGAATCGAGATTCTGAGTCATGGAAGCCATGACGCCCAGATCAGTCATCAAAAACTTGATCACCGACACCGGTTTTTCCTCAAGgatttcggccaaatcaaTGACCGAAAGAGGGCCATCCGGTAGCATCACTGTTTTACGTTCCAGAGCAGCTTCCAACCTGGCATATTTTTCCGACGTACGGTCTCGTTTTTTCAAACTACCACGGCGTTGGGTAATCTCCGCCGCTCGT
This genomic interval carries:
- a CDS encoding predicted protein gives rise to the protein MLPDGPLSVIDLAEILEEKPVSVIKFLMTDLGVMASMTQNLDSATCVAVAEGFGKIGLEESALATGVVFDEDDPADLKPRAPVVTIMGHVDHGKTSLLDTIRKTQVTAGEAGGITQHIAAYQVTRNDQTITFVDTPGHAAFTDMRERGANITDIIVLVVAADDGVKQQTADSIACARQAGVPLIVAINKCDLETADPTKVMTELTSYDVLTEEFGGDVLSSQISAKKGTNIDDLLDKIMLQAEIQDIKANPDRDAECIVVEANVEKGLGTVATTLVQKGTLRVGDVFVAGETHGKVRALLSTSNNDRMKEVGPSTPVRVVGFEGVPCAGDVLIVAKDEQTAREMAENRQRIAREKSSSSYQAGLMDSVAMTFGAVKESREMCVVVKADVQGSAEALTRALRDLKREDDQAIVTVKVLVSEAGEVSKSDIAIASVTPDTTVIAFNIPASFAAMEDSRVTGVPIEYYNIIYDAIESVESRMQEVLSPTPEGEYVGSAKVQEVFNIGGTGNIAGSRCTNGFLKKGANVRVMRGDKILIESRIKTLRNFKAETDSIEEGNECGIGLLDFEAFEPDDVIECYVE